The following proteins are co-located in the Paenibacillus sp. FSL H8-0079 genome:
- a CDS encoding transglutaminase domain-containing protein, with product MGKNGKRMFTILLAGCLIAVALPRTVDLDQLYAASGTSDISTATDLRQTLLTAMSQRTEELVFTYKGNVKGLKKQLQTSIDEAMKSDPYIQYTVKSYAFNYKGSNVSAEVHVTLSYRETKEQTDYVNRKVTNVLKEIIKPGMTDHEKVKVIHDWIVLNLSYDTSLKKYTAYDGLVTGSTVCQGYSLLAYRMLERVGIDNRIVEGTAGGQLHAWNIVNLDGKWYHMDTTWDDPTPDRKGKVSHSYYLLSDDEMARDHIWTGKSKYPAASAPYREALLKLVKAGDSKKAAYQKLYHALDYSLYDEKDAVKGHAALKTKVQSTLKEGGTSLTFRYKGTEAGLIEDLQGLYQLGMKSISYYVSKMEGTTDLRVKINWKL from the coding sequence ATGGGTAAGAACGGGAAACGAATGTTCACCATATTGCTGGCAGGCTGTCTGATTGCTGTAGCGTTACCACGTACGGTTGATCTGGATCAGCTGTATGCTGCATCGGGTACATCAGATATATCTACGGCTACGGATCTGCGCCAGACCTTGCTTACGGCAATGTCACAGCGAACGGAGGAACTTGTTTTTACATACAAAGGCAATGTGAAAGGCCTGAAAAAACAATTGCAAACCTCCATCGATGAGGCAATGAAGAGTGACCCCTATATTCAATATACCGTTAAAAGTTATGCATTTAATTATAAAGGTTCCAATGTGTCGGCCGAAGTACATGTGACGCTCTCCTACCGGGAGACCAAGGAACAGACCGATTATGTGAATCGTAAAGTCACGAACGTGTTGAAAGAAATCATCAAACCAGGCATGACGGATCATGAGAAGGTCAAGGTTATCCATGATTGGATTGTGCTTAACCTTTCCTATGATACCTCTCTGAAGAAATATACGGCCTACGACGGGCTTGTTACAGGCAGTACCGTCTGTCAGGGATATTCACTGCTGGCTTATCGGATGCTGGAGCGAGTGGGCATTGATAATCGGATTGTGGAAGGCACAGCAGGTGGACAGCTTCATGCCTGGAATATCGTCAACCTGGACGGCAAGTGGTATCACATGGATACCACCTGGGATGATCCAACCCCTGACCGCAAAGGTAAGGTAAGCCACAGCTATTATCTGCTCAGCGATGATGAGATGGCACGTGACCATATCTGGACAGGCAAAAGCAAGTACCCTGCTGCGTCAGCTCCTTATCGGGAAGCTTTATTGAAGCTGGTGAAGGCCGGAGATAGCAAAAAGGCTGCCTATCAGAAGCTGTACCACGCTCTCGACTATTCCCTGTATGATGAAAAGGATGCGGTTAAAGGCCATGCTGCGCTGAAGACCAAGGTTCAAAGCACGCTGAAGGAAGGCGGAACCTCGCTCACATTCAGGTACAAGGGTACTGAGGCTGGGCTGATTGAAGATTTGCAGGGTTTGTACCAGCTTGGCATGAAATCGATTTCCTATTATGTGTCCAAAATGGAAGGTACCACAGATTTACGCGTTAAAATTAACTGGAAACTTTAA